The region GATGCTGCCGTAGTCCCAATTGAAAATTCCGTGGAGGGCGGGGTTACTGCCACTCTGGATGCTCTTTGGAAATTTCCCGAAATATACATTAATAAAGCAATCGTTTTACCCATAAAACATGCATTAATTAGTAATGGAGAACTTTCAATCATTTCAGAAGTACTATCTCATCCTCAAGCATTAGCTCAATGTTCAGAATGGTTATCCGAAAATCTTCCAAATGCAATTCCTCTTCCAACAAATTCAACTTCAGAGGCTGTAAACATGGTAAAGGGAAGTAAATTCAGAGCAGCGATCGGTTCAAAATCATTAATTCAAATCGAGGGACTTAAAGAATTAGCTTTTCCTATTAATGACATCCCAGGTAATTGCACTAGATTTGTCTTATTGAGTAAAGAATTTAACTGTAATTCAGGAAATATATACAGTTTTGCTTTCTCATTAATCTCCAATAAACCTGGTTCCTTACTTAAAGCTTTAAATTATATTGCAGATTTTGGATTCAATATGAGTAAAATTGAGTCTAGACCATCTAAAAGGGAGTTAGGCGAATACATCATTTATATTGATTTAGAAATCGATAATCAAAATAATATTAAAAACTTTCTTGAACTAAAAAATAATCTAAAGCCACTTTGTAAGAACTTTGTCGATTTTGGAAATTATTTTTCTGAAAATATTGAATTAAATTAACCTACCCTCTACATTTATAGACTCCAAACTCCATTAAACCTTTACTGAATGCCCAATTCATGAGGAGTATCGTAGGTATTTCTCTAATGGATTTTATAATCGCTAATGGACCAAGAGACAGAATTGTTAAAGGTCTTCGAATTCCTTCAAATATGGAGTCATACCATGAGGGATTAGTATAAGAATTCCAATTTTCAGTAATAACCCTTCCTGCACTATTTTTATTAGTTCTAAGAATCTCACCGAATTCGTTAATACTAATAAAATTTGGATGTACCCACTGTTCAAGTAATTGCTTAAGAACTATTTTCTCAAAAATAGATGGTGGGTAAGTTCTTAGATCTCTTGAGTTCCAATCAGCCAATGCCAAATAACCTCCTGGTCTCAAAGTTCTAAGCATCTCATCTGCAAATTTTTTTTTGTCAATCATGTGGGCACCAGCTTCAACACTCCAAACGGCATCAAATGATCCATCTTCAAATTTCAAATCTAAGGCATCCATAACTTGGAAGGTGCAATTTAGTCCCACAGGAGTAAGATCTCTCGCTCTCTTTACTTGAGCGGGACTAATTGTTATTCCAGTAACATTAAAGCCATAATATTTTGAAAGAATTCTAGAGCTGCCTCCTATCCCACAACCTACATCAAGTACTCTAGAACCTTTTGGTAAGGTATCTAATCCGCTCCACTTTACTAATTCATGCACGAACTGAACTTTAGCCTTTCTAAAATCGACATTTTTTCCATTTGAGGGATAATAGCCTAAATGGATATGCTCACCCCATAACCTCTCCAGTAATTTATCCTGAGTCCAAGCATCATATGCTGATGCAACAGTACCAGAAGTAATAAATTTTCTAGCTTTAATTCTCCAGATAATAGTTAAAGCTAAAAGGAATAAAATCAGTAAAAAAAAAGGTAATAGTATTTCAAACATTTAATTTTCTTTAATATCAGGTAAACTTTCTTTTAAAGCAGTTCTTGCTGCAAGTTGTTTTCTTGTATGATCAAGCATTTCATATTCTCTTTGCAAACGTGTAAAAGTGTTTCTTTCCTCTAGAAGTCTTTGCTGTTCCTCCGCAACTGGGCCTCCTAAATGAGCTCCTATCCAAAATGATAATTCCATAGGATTTTTGGGTAACTTATCGGGTAGGTTTTTCTTGGTATTAGTCAATTTACTCGTAAGGTTGATAACGTCACTGAGTGCTTCTGTAACTGAGTCTTTTAAAGTATCTAAATTTTGAAGGTTATCAATATTATCATCATTAATCCAACTGACCATCGCTGAGCAAAATGGAGTTGAACGGGTGATCTCTAGTATTTGAAATCTTTGTTGTCCTAGGGTAATAATATTACTTCTTCCATCCTCTGCAGTTTGATGTTTTATTATTTGTGCACAGCATCCAACATTAGCCATACTCTTAGTATTTGGGTCCCACTTCACAACTCCAAACATAGAATCTGTTTCTAGAACAGATTGAAGCATAATTCTGTACCTAGATTCAAAAATATGTAAAGGCAATACCTCTTGAGGGAAAAGGACTACCTCTGGCAAAGGAAATAAAGGTAATTCCCTTACAGAGAGTTCTCCCATTTAAACCTCATTTATATAATTTAATACTAATCAATTTAAGTAGTTTTCGGGATTTATTAAAGTTTCACTTCTATATCTACACCGCTAGGGAGGTCCAACTTCATTAAAGCATCAATAGTTTTTGCGGACGGACTATAAATATCTATTATTCTTCGATGTGTTCTTGTTTCAAAATGCTCTCTAGAATCTTTGTCAACATGAGGCGATCTTAGGACACAATAAATTTTTCTCTTTGTTGGTAAAGGTATTGGGCCTATTGCCGAAGCTGAAGTAGTATCGGCAGTTTGGATTATTTTATCGCAAGACAAATCAAGCATTCTTCTATCAAATGCTTTTAATCTTATTCTTATTTTTTGTTGTGCAATTGATGCAGTCATAATTTCAAATTAACTTCTTTAGGAGGGCCGTTGAATTACAACGGCCCTAATTCCTTCTTTTATATTAGTTTATTGAGGTTAAATTCTTAAAGTTCAAATATATTATTTGAGAATTTTAGAAACAACTCCAGCACCAATAGTCCGTCCACCTTCACGGATTGCAAATCGCATACCTTGTTCAATAGCTACTGGACAAATTAATTCTCCAGTCATCTTGATTCTGTCACCAGGCATAACCATTTCGACATTAGAACCATCATCAGAGGTAAATGCTGTAATTTGACCTGTCACATCAGTTGTTCTGATATAAAATTGAGGTCTATATCCGGCGAAGAAAGGGGTATGTCTACCGCCCTCTTCTTTTTTTAGAACATAAACCTCTCCTTCAAACTGAGTATGAGGAGTAATTGATCCTTTCTTAACAAGAACCATTCCTCTCTCAATATCTTCTTTCTGAACACCACGCAAAAGCAAACCAACATTATCGCCAGCCATACCTTCATCAAGAAGTTTACGGAACATTTCAACTCCAGTAACAGTGGTTACTCTTGTATCTCTGATTCCAACTATTTCAACTTCTTCTCCAACCTTTACTTTACCTCTCTCAATTCTTCCGGTAGCTACTGTTCCTCTACCAGTAATTGAGAAAACATCTTCAACTGCCATTAAGAATGGCTTATCAACTTCTCTTTCCGGTTCAGGAATGCTAGCATCAACGGCTTTCATTAATTCTTCAATTTTTGATTCCCAAGTAGAATCACCTTCAAGAGCTTTTAAACCGGAAACTTGAACTATAGGAATATCATCTCCAGGAAAGTCATAACTATCTAATAGTTCTCTAATTTCCATTTCAACAAGTTCGATAATTTCTTCATCATCGACCATGTCACATTTATTGAGGGCAACTACGAGAGCAGGAACTCCAACTTGTTTAGCTAGAAGAATATGCTCTTTTGTTTGCGCCATAGGGCCATCTGTAGCTGCACAAACTAAGATAGCTCCATCCATTTGAGCAGCTCCAGTAATCATGTTTTTTACATAATCGGCATGTCCTGGGCAGTCGACGTGAGCATAATGCCTGCCTTCAGTTTCGTATTCAACGTGAGCTGTATTAATTGTAATGCCACGCTCTCTTTCTTCAGGAGCACCATCAATGTCTCCATAGTCTTGTGCTTGAGCTTGACCTTTTTTAGCTAATACGTTTGTAATAGCAGCAGTTAGTGTTGTTTTTCCATGATCAACATGGCCAATAGTACCTATGTTGACATGTGGTTTGTTCCTTTCGAACTTCTCGCGAGCCATTTTGAATTAAAGAATCGAGGGTTTAAGAGTGTTTTGGTTTAGAGATCAGGAATTGCCCTGATTCTTGGAAATGATAGCTTCAGCAACGTTACGAGGAACTTCCTCATAATTTGCGAACTCCATTGAAAATATACCCCGACCTTGAGTCATTGATCGGAGTTGAGTAGCATAACCGAACATTTCGGCTAAGGGTACTTTGGCCTGTACCTTAGACAATCCATCATCAACAGA is a window of Prochlorococcus marinus XMU1419 DNA encoding:
- the pheA gene encoding prephenate dehydratase — its product is MRKQVAYLGPKGTYAEKAAHILSKLADFQTPIFVPCNGLHSVIKSIAYNNCDAAVVPIENSVEGGVTATLDALWKFPEIYINKAIVLPIKHALISNGELSIISEVLSHPQALAQCSEWLSENLPNAIPLPTNSTSEAVNMVKGSKFRAAIGSKSLIQIEGLKELAFPINDIPGNCTRFVLLSKEFNCNSGNIYSFAFSLISNKPGSLLKALNYIADFGFNMSKIESRPSKRELGEYIIYIDLEIDNQNNIKNFLELKNNLKPLCKNFVDFGNYFSENIELN
- a CDS encoding LON peptidase substrate-binding domain-containing protein, with translation MGELSVRELPLFPLPEVVLFPQEVLPLHIFESRYRIMLQSVLETDSMFGVVKWDPNTKSMANVGCCAQIIKHQTAEDGRSNIITLGQQRFQILEITRSTPFCSAMVSWINDDNIDNLQNLDTLKDSVTEALSDVINLTSKLTNTKKNLPDKLPKNPMELSFWIGAHLGGPVAEEQQRLLEERNTFTRLQREYEMLDHTRKQLAARTALKESLPDIKEN
- a CDS encoding methyltransferase domain-containing protein, whose translation is MFEILLPFFLLILFLLALTIIWRIKARKFITSGTVASAYDAWTQDKLLERLWGEHIHLGYYPSNGKNVDFRKAKVQFVHELVKWSGLDTLPKGSRVLDVGCGIGGSSRILSKYYGFNVTGITISPAQVKRARDLTPVGLNCTFQVMDALDLKFEDGSFDAVWSVEAGAHMIDKKKFADEMLRTLRPGGYLALADWNSRDLRTYPPSIFEKIVLKQLLEQWVHPNFISINEFGEILRTNKNSAGRVITENWNSYTNPSWYDSIFEGIRRPLTILSLGPLAIIKSIREIPTILLMNWAFSKGLMEFGVYKCRG
- the rpsJ gene encoding 30S ribosomal protein S10, translated to MTASIAQQKIRIRLKAFDRRMLDLSCDKIIQTADTTSASAIGPIPLPTKRKIYCVLRSPHVDKDSREHFETRTHRRIIDIYSPSAKTIDALMKLDLPSGVDIEVKL
- the tuf gene encoding elongation factor Tu, which encodes MAREKFERNKPHVNIGTIGHVDHGKTTLTAAITNVLAKKGQAQAQDYGDIDGAPEERERGITINTAHVEYETEGRHYAHVDCPGHADYVKNMITGAAQMDGAILVCAATDGPMAQTKEHILLAKQVGVPALVVALNKCDMVDDEEIIELVEMEIRELLDSYDFPGDDIPIVQVSGLKALEGDSTWESKIEELMKAVDASIPEPEREVDKPFLMAVEDVFSITGRGTVATGRIERGKVKVGEEVEIVGIRDTRVTTVTGVEMFRKLLDEGMAGDNVGLLLRGVQKEDIERGMVLVKKGSITPHTQFEGEVYVLKKEEGGRHTPFFAGYRPQFYIRTTDVTGQITAFTSDDGSNVEMVMPGDRIKMTGELICPVAIEQGMRFAIREGGRTIGAGVVSKILK